The Skermanella pratensis genome has a window encoding:
- a CDS encoding Glu/Leu/Phe/Val dehydrogenase, whose product MQDFDGHEQVVFASDPESGLKAIIAVHNTARGPAVGGCRMWNYASEDVAVRDVLRLSRGMTYKNALADLPFGGGKSVIIGDSRADKTPDLMAAMGRAVERLAGRYIIAEDVGTSVEDMATVRGVTRHVAGLRDGSGDPSPATARGVFMGIRAAVGHRLRRNSLDGLRVNVQGLGHVGWDLCRQLAEEGARLAVSDIRRDTVERAVEAFGATPVDAERIFDVEADVFAPCALGAVIDDETLPRLKVAVVAGSANNQLAESRHGTGLARRGILYAPDFVINAGGVINISYEFGRNGRGYDRAAAFRHVDRIHDTLLEIFQRSDAEGIPTNIAADRIAEERFRPSRVA is encoded by the coding sequence ATGCAAGACTTTGATGGACATGAGCAGGTTGTCTTCGCATCCGATCCCGAATCGGGACTGAAAGCGATCATAGCCGTCCACAACACCGCCCGCGGCCCCGCCGTGGGCGGTTGCCGCATGTGGAACTACGCGAGCGAGGATGTCGCGGTTCGCGACGTTCTGCGGCTGTCCCGCGGCATGACCTACAAGAACGCCCTGGCCGACCTGCCCTTCGGTGGCGGCAAATCGGTGATCATCGGCGATTCGCGCGCGGACAAGACCCCCGACCTGATGGCTGCCATGGGCAGGGCGGTCGAACGCCTCGCCGGCCGCTACATCATCGCCGAAGACGTCGGCACGTCGGTCGAGGACATGGCGACGGTCCGCGGCGTCACGCGGCACGTGGCCGGGCTGCGCGACGGCAGCGGCGATCCTTCCCCCGCCACGGCGCGCGGCGTCTTCATGGGCATCCGGGCCGCGGTGGGCCACCGGCTGAGGCGGAACAGCCTGGACGGCCTCCGGGTCAATGTGCAGGGCCTGGGGCATGTCGGCTGGGACCTGTGCCGCCAGCTGGCCGAGGAAGGCGCCCGCCTAGCCGTCAGCGACATCCGCCGCGACACCGTCGAACGGGCGGTCGAAGCCTTCGGCGCGACGCCGGTCGATGCGGAGCGGATCTTCGACGTGGAAGCCGATGTCTTCGCCCCGTGCGCCTTGGGCGCGGTGATCGACGACGAAACCCTGCCCCGCCTGAAGGTGGCGGTGGTCGCCGGGTCGGCCAACAACCAGCTCGCCGAGAGCCGCCACGGAACCGGGCTTGCCCGGCGCGGCATCCTCTACGCGCCCGACTTCGTCATCAATGCCGGCGGAGTCATCAATATCAGCTACGAGTTCGGTCGGAACGGCCGGGGCTATGACCGCGCGGCGGCGTTCAGGCATGTCGACCGTATCCACGATACGTTGCTGGAGATCTTCCAGCGGTCCGATGCGGAGGGGATTCCGACAAACATCGCCGCCGACCGGATCGCGGAGGAACGTTTCCGCCCTTCGAGGGTTGCATAG
- a CDS encoding (2Fe-2S)-binding protein, with product MTLILTCSNHWSNIGWVQTIMYVCICHGFTEKKVKQALAEGVCSAAGFFTCMGCKPQCGKCVPYVRQMVTDHRNTLSCANTCSAPIPEEAAIAAE from the coding sequence TTGACACTCATTCTCACCTGCTCTAACCATTGGAGCAACATCGGCTGGGTTCAAACGATCATGTATGTCTGCATCTGCCACGGATTTACCGAGAAGAAGGTCAAGCAGGCTCTCGCCGAAGGCGTTTGCTCTGCGGCGGGCTTCTTCACCTGCATGGGATGCAAGCCGCAATGCGGGAAATGCGTCCCCTATGTGCGCCAAATGGTGACGGACCATCGCAACACGCTGTCCTGCGCGAATACCTGCTCCGCTCCCATTCCTGAAGAAGCCGCCATCGCGGCCGAATAG
- a CDS encoding ABC transporter substrate-binding protein, with protein MRKIVAAAALSAALLFSGGAYSQGDPGRVGIAISCGSVGIEFQVCSTGVEAWAKATGHRVQLVSTPNDSNERLALYQQLLAAKSGDIDVFQIDVVWPGILANHLIDLREFIDPKVLEQHFEAIVTNDVVDDRLVAMPWFTDAGLFYYRNDLLEKYGRPLPTTWQEMTKTARIIQEGERAAGSDRMWGFVFQGRAFEGLTVNALEWLDSFNAGTIVDEQGEITVNNSRAADALSLAASWVNDISPQGVINYSEEEGRGVFQSGNAVFMRNWPYAWPLLNAEDSPVRGKVAVAQLPKGGPDGKHTATLGGWQLAVSKYSKHPEVAADLVRYLTSLEEQKRRAVVGGFNPTIDALYKDQEVLAANPFFGDLYEVFVNAVARPSRVTGVRYNQVSAEFWNAVHATLSGQTDAKTSLADLERTLDRVSRGGRW; from the coding sequence ATGAGGAAAATTGTCGCGGCAGCGGCCCTGTCGGCTGCCCTCCTTTTCTCCGGCGGCGCCTACTCGCAGGGCGATCCCGGACGCGTCGGCATCGCGATCTCCTGCGGCTCGGTCGGCATCGAATTCCAGGTCTGCAGTACCGGCGTCGAAGCCTGGGCCAAGGCCACCGGCCACCGGGTCCAGCTCGTCTCGACCCCGAACGACAGCAACGAGCGCCTGGCCCTGTACCAGCAGTTGCTGGCCGCCAAGTCGGGCGACATCGACGTCTTCCAGATCGACGTGGTCTGGCCCGGCATCCTCGCCAACCACCTGATCGACCTGCGCGAGTTCATCGATCCCAAGGTGCTGGAGCAGCATTTCGAGGCGATCGTGACGAACGACGTGGTCGACGACCGGCTGGTCGCCATGCCCTGGTTCACCGACGCCGGATTGTTCTATTACCGGAACGACCTGCTGGAGAAATACGGCCGGCCGCTCCCCACCACCTGGCAGGAGATGACGAAGACCGCCCGGATCATCCAGGAGGGCGAGCGGGCCGCCGGCAGCGACCGCATGTGGGGCTTCGTCTTCCAGGGCCGCGCGTTCGAAGGGCTGACGGTCAACGCGCTGGAATGGCTGGACAGCTTCAACGCCGGAACGATCGTCGACGAGCAGGGCGAGATCACGGTGAACAACTCGCGCGCGGCCGACGCCCTTTCGCTGGCGGCCTCGTGGGTCAACGACATATCGCCGCAGGGCGTGATCAACTACAGCGAGGAGGAAGGCCGCGGCGTCTTCCAGTCCGGCAATGCCGTCTTCATGCGCAACTGGCCTTATGCCTGGCCGCTGCTGAATGCGGAGGACAGCCCCGTGCGGGGCAAGGTCGCCGTGGCGCAGCTTCCCAAGGGAGGGCCGGACGGCAAGCACACCGCCACCTTGGGCGGCTGGCAGCTCGCCGTGTCCAAATATTCGAAACATCCGGAGGTCGCGGCCGATCTGGTCCGCTACCTGACCAGCCTGGAGGAGCAGAAGCGCCGGGCCGTGGTCGGCGGTTTCAACCCGACCATCGATGCCCTGTACAAGGACCAGGAGGTCCTGGCCGCCAACCCGTTCTTCGGCGACCTGTACGAGGTCTTCGTCAATGCGGTGGCGCGCCCGTCGCGGGTGACCGGCGTGCGCTACAACCAGGTCTCGGCGGAGTTCTGGAACGCGGTCCATGCGACGCTGTCCGGCCAGACCGATGCGAAAACGAGCCTCGCGGACCTGGAGCGGACGCTCGACCGGGTCAGCCGCGGCGGCCGGTGGTAG
- a CDS encoding ABC transporter permease subunit, with product MTTVYDAGRATTPAARGGAAPFRGSLLTRQRRRAAWLFLAPMIVVLSLVAGWPLLRTIYFSFTDATLYDLEYHEFIGLLNFYYLAIDPHWWRAVWNTVFFAVVSVSIETVLGMVIALTLNAHMPGRGLLRAAMLIPWAIPTVVSAQMWGWMYHDLYGVINEIFLFLGLIDQPRAWIADPDLSMYAVIAVDVWKTTPFMTLLILAALQLLPGEVYEAARVDGINPVKVFFKVTLPLIKPALMVAIIFRTLDALRIFDLMYVLTGNSRATASMSVYARQQLVDFQDVGYGSAASTFLFLIIAAFTVIYITVGKVNFDQGSK from the coding sequence ATGACGACCGTTTACGACGCGGGACGAGCCACCACCCCGGCGGCGCGCGGCGGCGCCGCTCCGTTCCGCGGCTCCCTGCTGACCCGCCAGCGCCGCCGGGCGGCCTGGCTGTTCCTGGCGCCGATGATCGTGGTCCTGTCGCTGGTCGCGGGATGGCCGCTGCTGCGGACGATCTATTTCTCCTTCACGGACGCGACGCTGTACGACCTCGAATACCACGAGTTCATCGGCCTGCTGAATTTCTACTACCTGGCGATCGACCCGCACTGGTGGCGCGCGGTCTGGAACACGGTGTTCTTCGCCGTGGTGTCGGTCAGCATCGAGACCGTGCTGGGCATGGTCATCGCGCTGACGCTCAACGCGCATATGCCCGGCCGGGGCCTGCTGCGGGCGGCCATGCTGATCCCCTGGGCGATCCCGACCGTGGTCTCGGCCCAGATGTGGGGCTGGATGTATCATGACCTCTACGGCGTGATTAACGAGATCTTCCTGTTCCTCGGGCTGATCGACCAGCCGCGCGCCTGGATCGCCGACCCCGACCTGTCCATGTATGCCGTCATCGCGGTGGACGTCTGGAAGACCACGCCCTTCATGACCCTGCTGATCCTGGCGGCGCTCCAGCTGCTCCCCGGCGAGGTCTACGAGGCCGCGCGGGTGGACGGGATCAACCCGGTGAAGGTCTTCTTCAAGGTGACCCTGCCGCTGATCAAGCCGGCGCTGATGGTGGCGATCATCTTCCGGACGCTGGACGCGCTGCGCATCTTCGACCTGATGTACGTCCTGACCGGCAACAGCCGGGCGACCGCGTCCATGTCGGTCTACGCGCGCCAGCAGCTGGTGGATTTCCAGGACGTCGGCTACGGCTCCGCCGCCTCGACCTTCCTGTTCCTGATCATCGCGGCCTTCACCGTCATCTACATCACCGTCGGCAAGGTGAATTTCGACCAGGGGAGCAAGTGA
- a CDS encoding carbohydrate ABC transporter permease — translation MRSRKIIGRVMFYVLVAFIVIYTVFPFYWAIVSSLKAGSGLFQVEFWPANPAWDNYVGVFQGQPFGRNILNSVIVAVSVVVLSLFLAVTASYSLGRIRFRGRTTLLLVVLSVSMFPQVAVLSGMFELIRWLGLYNNLLGLILSYMIFTLPFTVWVLTTFMRELPKELEEAAIVDGASPWVVITRVFLPLMGPALVTTGLLAFIAAWNEFLFALSFTLSNEMRTVPVAIALITGTSQFELPWGNIMAASVIVTVPLLVLVMIFQRKIVSGLTAGAVKG, via the coding sequence ATGCGCAGCCGCAAGATCATCGGCCGGGTCATGTTCTACGTCCTGGTCGCCTTCATCGTGATCTATACGGTGTTCCCGTTCTACTGGGCGATCGTGTCGTCGCTGAAGGCGGGCTCGGGACTGTTCCAGGTCGAATTCTGGCCGGCCAATCCCGCGTGGGACAATTATGTCGGCGTGTTCCAGGGGCAGCCGTTCGGCCGCAACATCCTCAACTCGGTCATCGTGGCGGTATCGGTGGTCGTGCTGTCGCTGTTCCTCGCGGTCACCGCCTCCTACTCGCTGGGCCGCATCCGGTTCCGCGGCAGGACCACCCTGCTGCTGGTCGTGCTCAGCGTGTCCATGTTCCCGCAGGTGGCCGTGCTGTCCGGCATGTTCGAGCTGATCCGCTGGCTCGGCCTCTACAACAATCTGCTGGGGCTGATCCTGTCCTACATGATCTTCACCCTCCCGTTCACGGTCTGGGTGCTGACCACCTTCATGCGGGAGCTGCCCAAGGAGCTGGAGGAAGCCGCGATCGTGGACGGGGCAAGCCCGTGGGTCGTGATCACCCGGGTCTTCCTGCCGCTGATGGGGCCGGCGCTCGTCACCACCGGCCTGCTCGCCTTCATCGCGGCCTGGAACGAGTTCCTGTTCGCCCTGTCCTTCACCCTGTCCAACGAGATGCGCACCGTCCCGGTCGCCATCGCGCTGATCACCGGCACCAGCCAGTTCGAACTGCCCTGGGGCAACATCATGGCGGCCTCGGTCATCGTCACGGTGCCGCTGCTTGTGCTTGTCATGATCTTCCAGAGAAAGATCGTCTCCGGCCTGACCGCCGGCGCGGTGAAGGGCTGA